CAGGCGCATGTACATTTCCAAGGAAAATGGGGGTCAAAGGCCGCTCGGGATACCCGCAATTCGCGATCGCGTAGTACAGGCGGCGACCCGCCGAATCCTCGAACCGATTTACGAGGCGACATTTATGGAGTGTAGTTTTGGGTTTCGCCCGGGACGCAGTGCACACATGGCGCTGGAGAACATTCGGAAAGATCTCATGGATGGATACGTTTATGTGATCGACGCCGACCTGAAATCGTATTTCGATCTCATTCCACATGACAAGTTGCTTAAGGCCGTCAAGGAAGAAGTGGTGGATGGTAGTGTCCTAAAGCTCATAGAAAGCTTCTTAAAGTCCGGAGTCATGGAGAACGGAAGTTTTCACCTGAACGAGCAAGGAAGTCCACAGGGTGGGGTTATTAGTCCGCTTTTGGCGAATATCTACCTAAACCCGCTGGATAAGCTCATGACTGAACGGAAGCACCGTATAACACGGTACGCCGATGATTTTGTGATCTGCTGCAAATCCCAAAAGGGGGCAGAGAGGGTACTCCAAGGTGTTATTCGTCTACTGGAACAAGAGCTTGGGCTCAAAGTACACCCGGAGAAAACCAAGATCGTGAACAACTTGGAACAGTCCTTTATGTTCCTAGGTCATGAGTTTAAACCGGGATTTTGGGTTACTCCATCCT
The window above is part of the Paenibacillus hamazuiensis genome. Proteins encoded here:
- the ltrA gene encoding group II intron reverse transcriptase/maturase; this translates as MKEGKGEVGFREGVEVPRKRRWHSLIDKIWAMPNLEEAFREVKRNRGAAGVDGVTIKVFESELERNLRTLQQELRAKAYKPMPVRRMYISKENGGQRPLGIPAIRDRVVQAATRRILEPIYEATFMECSFGFRPGRSAHMALENIRKDLMDGYVYVIDADLKSYFDLIPHDKLLKAVKEEVVDGSVLKLIESFLKSGVMENGSFHLNEQGSPQGGVISPLLANIYLNPLDKLMTERKHRITRYADDFVICCKSQKGAERVLQGVIRLLEQELGLKVHPEKTKIVNNLEQSFMFLGHEFKPGFWVTPSSKAKQKFKERVKAITRRNQTVNVEQLIRKKLNPYLRGWGSYFGWGNVGSLMREYDAWIRRRLRMVQLRSWKKPKNFYRALRKNKWRGELPKMRMFAWRSSLSKPASVAMPNDWFRERGLVFLVDIYNEHHPQRG